In Meleagris gallopavo isolate NT-WF06-2002-E0010 breed Aviagen turkey brand Nicholas breeding stock chromosome 2, Turkey_5.1, whole genome shotgun sequence, the following are encoded in one genomic region:
- the PFN4 gene encoding profilin-4 isoform X1, protein MIQLQTLLNESLIRTKHVENAAAIAINEREVCASTSGFYVPPENAINLIYAFYKNLLQVRKEGLYFKQKHYKCVRADEHSIYLKNADGGLIVVKTKAFILIAMYRVGMYPSVCVEAVEKLGKTNTCTCVPACQWFTDWLCS, encoded by the exons ATGATCCAACTTCAGACTTTGCTGAATGAAAGCCTCATCAGAACAAAGCACGTGGAGAACGCAGCTGCGATCGCCATAAATGAAAGGGAAGTCTGCGCTTCCACCTCTGGCTTCTAT GTGCCACCAGAGAATGCCATAAACCTCATCTATGCCTTCTACAAGAACTTGCTGCAAGTTAGAAAGGAAGGACTCTACTTCAAGCAGAAGCACTATAAGTGCGTTCGAGCAGATGAGCATTCCATCTATCTTAAAAAT GCAGATGGAGGCCTCATAGTGGTGAAGACAAAAGCTTTCATCCTGATTGCTATGTACAGAGTGGGCATGTATCCCAGTGTGTGTGTGGAAGCTGTGGAGAAACTCGGTAAGACAAACACATGTACCTGTGTGCCTGCATGTCAGTGGTTCACTGACTGGCTCTGCTCTTGA
- the PFN4 gene encoding profilin-4 isoform X2 has product MIQLQTLLNESLIRTKHVENAAAIAINEREVCASTSGFYVPPENAINLIYAFYKNLLQVRKEGLYFKQKHYKCVRADEHSIYLKNADGGLIVVKTKAFILIAMYRVGMYPSVCVEAVEKLADYLREKGS; this is encoded by the exons ATGATCCAACTTCAGACTTTGCTGAATGAAAGCCTCATCAGAACAAAGCACGTGGAGAACGCAGCTGCGATCGCCATAAATGAAAGGGAAGTCTGCGCTTCCACCTCTGGCTTCTAT GTGCCACCAGAGAATGCCATAAACCTCATCTATGCCTTCTACAAGAACTTGCTGCAAGTTAGAAAGGAAGGACTCTACTTCAAGCAGAAGCACTATAAGTGCGTTCGAGCAGATGAGCATTCCATCTATCTTAAAAAT GCAGATGGAGGCCTCATAGTGGTGAAGACAAAAGCTTTCATCCTGATTGCTATGTACAGAGTGGGCATGTATCCCAGTGTGTGTGTGGAAGCTGTGGAGAAACTCG
- the FAM228B gene encoding protein FAM228B, with amino-acid sequence MHTVDSSETAPRATGPPSAAELCQHKLYQRCSTAPARSNAANTFDCSRFSGKTNTSRYWLIQKDFYRMKVPPDESRDIIASAQSILDRENYFVREVDRYLRHHDFLNLRKKEILYKKWLEDVSEPLLWKIEDKMDSQSREEIQKRREEQLSLYLNYCKKKGYVALEAYDPSEYDPLLLKTCTDCWKVSIPALQDPLLKTVQKKFIETGIVKQCETGRPCSSRELQELPLLPLGRQRMDAIEWLKVPHTYIASELHRTRRLRVVDHHKDSESR; translated from the exons ATGCATACTGTGGATAGCTCAGAGACTGCTCCCCGAGCTACAGGTCCACCATCTGCAGCAGAACTCTGTCAGCATAAGCTGTACCAG AGGTGCTCCACAGCACCAGCAAGGAGCAACGCAGCAAATACTTTTGATTGCAGTAGATTCTCTGGGAAGACAAATACTAGCAGATACTGGCTGATACAGAAGGACTTCTATCGCATGAAG GTGCCTCCTGATGAAAGCAGAGACATCATCGCTTCTGCTCAGTCCATCTTAGACAGAGAAAATTACTTTGTGAGA GAGGTGGACAGGTATTTGAGGCACCACGATTTCTTAAATCTGAGAAAGAAGGAGATCCTATACAAGAAGTGGCTTGAGGATGTTTCAGAGCCACTGCTGTGGAAAATTGAGGACAAAATGGATAGCCAGTCGAgggaagaaatacagaagaggaGGGAAGAACAACTTTCTCTCTATTTAAACTACTGTAAAAAGAAG GGCTATGTGGCTTTGGAAGCTTATGACCCATCAGAATATGACCCATTGCTCCTGAAGACGTGCACAGACTGCTGGAAG GTTTCAATACCAGCTTTACAGGATCCTCTGttaaaaactgttcagaaaaagTTTATTGAGACAGGCATCGTCAAGCAGTGTGAGACAG GAAGACCATGCTctagcagagagctgcaggaacTGCCCCTGCTTCCCCTGGGCCGGCAGCGCATGGATGCGATCGAGTGGCTGAAGGTTCCACACACCTACATTGCTAGTGAGCTCCACCGAACAAGGAG gCTGAGAGTCGTGGACCACCACAAAGACAGTGAGAGCAGATGA